The following is a genomic window from Butyricimonas faecihominis.
TAAGCGAGCGTGGCCACGTTCTCTGCGTTGCTTCCGGGGGCGGAGGTGATAATCACGTGTTCCGGGCCGAGTTCGCTCAGCTGTTTGCTCCATTGTATCGCGGTTTCCACGGAGATTTCCTGCCGCGGGTTGTAGCCTAGCAAAAAGGCGGCTTCCGTCAAGTTCGGGGTGATCACCTTTGCTTGGGAACATAGTTTACGCATCCCTTCCACCATGTCGGGTGTCATGCTGGAATATAATTCCCCGTGGTCTCCTAGTACGGGATCGACGAGAATGAAATTTTGGTCATTCTTGAAATGTTCGAAGAAATCACTGACGATGCCCATTTGTTTCACGGAAGCCAAGTACCCCGTGTAAATGGCGTCAAACTGGAGTTGCAGCTCTTTCCAGTGAGAGATGAAACTTTCCATGTAATCGGTCAGGTCCAACGAGCGGAAATCCTTGTATTCGCTATGAGCGGAGAGTATGGCGGTGGGAAGGGGGCAAACTTGGAATCCCATGTGTGTCAGTATGGGGATGGCCACGGTTAATGAAGCCCTTCCGTAGCCAGACAGGTCGTGAATGGCGGCAATTTTCTTCATGATTAATCGTTTTCTTTATCCCCCAAAGGTAATAAATTTATTTCAGTGGAACATACGGCAAGGTAAACCAGAACGTGGAACCTTGGCCTTCTTCAGATTCGACGCCTATTTCACCGCCTAATTTCGTGATAATCATTTCACTGATGGCTAATCCAAGTCCTGTCCCTTGAGCGAAGTTGTTCAGTTTGATAAAGCGATCGAACACCTTTTCTCTTTTGTCGGGGGCGATGCCGCAACCCGTGTCGGACACGTAAAAATAGAGCGTGTCGGGTGACGATAGCTTGTAACCGAGTTTGATACTTCCCCGGTGGGTAAATTTGATGGCATTCGTGATGAAGTTGTTTATGACTTGGGACACGCGGTTACGTTCCGTTTTGATGATACATCGCGGTAAACGTTCTTTCACGCTGAACGTGACATCGGGATTCATCATTTTAAGTTGGGTGGCTTGAGCAATTTCTTCGATGAGATTATTAATATCTACTTCCGAGTACACGAATTCCAGTGTTCCCGCTTCAATTTTAGAAAGATCAAGAATATCGTTGATCAATTGTAGCAACAGGTTATTGTTGTTTTTAATAATCTTGATGTACTCCAGTCTTTCCGCTTCATTTTCGGTTATGGCGAGTATCTCGGAAAAGCCCACGATCGAGTTGAGTGGAGTCCGGATTTCATGGCTCATGTTTGCCAAGAATGCGGATTTCAGACGGTTGCTTTCCTCTGCCTGTTCCTTGGCGTGTAATAGCTTTTGTTCCATTTGTTTGCGTTCCGTGATCACGATACTTGACCCGATAATGGTTTTCGGTTTGCCCGCGCTGTCATATTCATAAACGGTTCCTTGCTTGTTGATCCACTCGTATTCCCGGTCATTGTACCAATGCACGAGGTACTCCTCGTGAAATTCCTTGCGTTTGCCTGACAAGAGTTCATTGAACACGTCACGCATATGTTCCCGGTAGTTAGGATGTATAGAATTGATGTACTTTTCGACTTTACAGTAATATTTACCGTCAATGGCGAAAAGAGCATCTTCATGATGATAGATGTCGTAATCACAGGAAAAGGTTAGCGACGGGACATCGCAATCCCACGGGAGAACATGGGCTAGGCTGAGGACTGAGGAAAGCGAGGAATTTGTGATTTCCAGTTCTTCCTTGGCATCTCTCAACGAGGTTTCCAGTCTCTTGTAATCGTCGATGGAGCAGGAGGTTCCTATTAGACGATTGGTGTTTTTGTGTGTTCCGTCCTCTTCCTGCAAGGCGTTAATCTCGACCCATTTATAATTTCCGCAGTGTCTGAAATCGGCCCGGAAGGTGAATCTTATCCGGTACACTTTCCCGCGGATAAGATTGTTGAATTCTTTCGCCACACGTTCTCGGTCATCCGGATGAATGGCGTTATAAAATTTGATCATGGGTATTTTCAAGTCCCATTCAAGGGTTTCCCTGTAAATACCTTTTAATTGCAGGGAGTTGGTTACAAACACTTGCTCTTCGATGTCGTACATCCAGAGGGCATGTTTCGTGATATTCAGGGCGAGAATCAATTTTTGGGTAAGGGATTTGATTTCTTCCTGTTGTTTTTGCATATTACTTATGTCCAGTGAAGTACACACGAGCCAGTTCATGTTATCTTCCGTGAATAGGTGCTTGGTGATTAGCAACGTGTGTTCTTGACCGTCGGCGAGGATGAATTTTTCGGCCCCTTGGTAAGATGCTTTTTCCGCGGCAAGTTTCCGGTCGAATTCTTGCATCTTTCGAGCTTGTTCTTTGGTCGTGAACCGTTCTTCCGTGTTCCCGATC
Proteins encoded in this region:
- a CDS encoding pyridoxamine kinase, which produces MKKIAAIHDLSGYGRASLTVAIPILTHMGFQVCPLPTAILSAHSEYKDFRSLDLTDYMESFISHWKELQLQFDAIYTGYLASVKQMGIVSDFFEHFKNDQNFILVDPVLGDHGELYSSMTPDMVEGMRKLCSQAKVITPNLTEAAFLLGYNPRQEISVETAIQWSKQLSELGPEHVIITSAPGSNAENVATLAYNRLDQRTWRVLCDYIPASYPGTGDAFASVITGCMLNGDSLPEALDRAVHFINMGIKATFGYAHNPLDGMNQEKVLHYLNEPLPYYKYELVETIEN
- a CDS encoding ATP-binding protein yields the protein MSEYFSTSGTKLSAEMQEAILAATPNMMVIFDDSYHLVGLHNPILEHIPYPPEEMVGKTLEELIEEPESRNHFHEQLQKTREGKTPRYFDIYLPVKNTKYFFDVHTALLPNNQVIAFMRDITDYTLRKTETEKLQLFLSRVLESIEFPISIKDMNTERYIFWSERSSIFGRTAEEMIGNTEERFTTKEQARKMQEFDRKLAAEKASYQGAEKFILADGQEHTLLITKHLFTEDNMNWLVCTSLDISNMQKQQEEIKSLTQKLILALNITKHALWMYDIEEQVFVTNSLQLKGIYRETLEWDLKIPMIKFYNAIHPDDRERVAKEFNNLIRGKVYRIRFTFRADFRHCGNYKWVEINALQEEDGTHKNTNRLIGTSCSIDDYKRLETSLRDAKEELEITNSSLSSVLSLAHVLPWDCDVPSLTFSCDYDIYHHEDALFAIDGKYYCKVEKYINSIHPNYREHMRDVFNELLSGKRKEFHEEYLVHWYNDREYEWINKQGTVYEYDSAGKPKTIIGSSIVITERKQMEQKLLHAKEQAEESNRLKSAFLANMSHEIRTPLNSIVGFSEILAITENEAERLEYIKIIKNNNNLLLQLINDILDLSKIEAGTLEFVYSEVDINNLIEEIAQATQLKMMNPDVTFSVKERLPRCIIKTERNRVSQVINNFITNAIKFTHRGSIKLGYKLSSPDTLYFYVSDTGCGIAPDKREKVFDRFIKLNNFAQGTGLGLAISEMIITKLGGEIGVESEEGQGSTFWFTLPYVPLK